One genomic segment of Pandoraea thiooxydans includes these proteins:
- a CDS encoding RNA polymerase sigma factor produces the protein MASDKELADFLENIERRAFKQAVFAVRDDDAALDVVQDAMIRLAEKYGDKPAADLPLLFQRILQNVIFDYFRRQKVRNTWISLFSSLNSDEERDDFDLLETFQSEDGSTQSESTEDQVSRAETLSLIENEIKKLPMRQREAFLMRYWEDMDVAETAAAMGCSEGSVKTHCSRATHALAHALKAQGIKL, from the coding sequence ATGGCATCTGACAAAGAACTGGCGGATTTTCTCGAAAATATCGAGCGGCGCGCCTTCAAACAAGCCGTTTTCGCCGTCAGGGACGACGATGCGGCATTGGATGTCGTTCAGGACGCCATGATCCGGCTGGCAGAAAAATACGGCGACAAGCCGGCCGCAGACTTGCCGCTATTGTTTCAGCGCATCCTCCAGAACGTCATTTTTGACTACTTCCGTCGTCAAAAAGTACGCAATACCTGGATTTCACTGTTCTCCAGTCTTAATTCCGACGAAGAGCGCGACGATTTCGATCTGCTGGAAACCTTCCAATCCGAGGACGGGTCAACCCAGTCGGAAAGCACGGAAGACCAGGTTTCCCGTGCCGAAACCCTGTCGTTGATTGAAAACGAAATTAAGAAACTGCCGATGCGTCAACGGGAAGCATTCCTAATGCGTTATTGGGAAGATATGGATGTCGCCGAAACCGCTGCCGCCATGGGGTGCTCCGAAGGCAGTGTCAAGACGCATTGCTCTCGCGCCACCCATGCGCTGGCACATGCGTTGAAGGCGCAAGGAATCAAATTATGA
- a CDS encoding TetR/AcrR family transcriptional regulator, producing MEAKPPRRTRERILEVSLRLFNDIGEPNVTTTTIAEEMKISPGNLYYHFRNKDDIINSIFAQFEHEIERRLRLPDDHKPLIDEVWTYLQYLIGFLWQYRFLYRDLNDLLARNRTLETHFKQIIIHKQRFAREMCDLLVADGEMDIKPGEIEPLTTNMVVISTYWLSYQFVMNPRKYNDPEEIGADLRLASYHILSLMAPYLRGRSRELFDKMAREQDAERAA from the coding sequence ATGGAAGCAAAACCGCCGCGCCGTACTCGCGAACGGATTCTCGAAGTTTCGCTGAGATTGTTCAATGACATCGGCGAACCCAACGTCACCACAACCACGATTGCCGAGGAGATGAAAATCAGCCCCGGCAATCTTTACTACCATTTCCGTAACAAAGACGACATCATCAACAGCATCTTTGCGCAGTTCGAACATGAAATCGAACGGCGCCTGCGCCTGCCCGACGATCACAAGCCGCTGATCGACGAGGTCTGGACCTACCTGCAATACCTGATCGGTTTCCTGTGGCAATACCGCTTCCTGTATCGCGACCTGAACGACCTGCTGGCGCGCAACCGCACGCTCGAGACCCACTTCAAGCAGATCATCATTCACAAGCAGCGCTTCGCGCGGGAGATGTGCGACCTGCTGGTGGCCGACGGTGAAATGGATATCAAGCCCGGCGAAATCGAGCCGCTGACCACCAATATGGTCGTCATCTCCACTTATTGGCTGTCCTATCAATTCGTCATGAACCCGCGAAAATACAACGACCCCGAGGAAATCGGCGCCGACCTGCGGCTGGCCAGCTACCACATCCTCTCGCTGATGGCCCCCTATCTGCGCGGGCGCTCGCGCGAACTGTTCGACAAGATGGCCCGCGAGCAGGACGCGGAGCGGGCAGCATGA
- a CDS encoding DUF3619 family protein: MSHTPDPEEIRFAYQIRQALDESASQLPAGAAERLAAARRQAIARKKPEARVVREPVLVTAMGAPLGLSAGNARRGGLLNRFGLLLPLFALILVLAGISYWERQQHINDMADIDAAVMSDELPLSAYLDHGFDVYLKHDAR, encoded by the coding sequence ATGAGCCACACGCCCGACCCAGAGGAAATTCGCTTCGCCTACCAGATCCGGCAGGCATTGGATGAGTCCGCCAGTCAACTGCCCGCAGGGGCGGCCGAGCGGCTGGCTGCCGCACGCCGACAGGCTATCGCCCGCAAGAAGCCTGAGGCACGAGTGGTGCGCGAACCGGTGCTGGTCACCGCAATGGGAGCGCCGCTCGGCCTGAGCGCCGGCAATGCGCGGCGTGGCGGATTGCTCAATCGCTTTGGCCTGCTGTTGCCGCTGTTCGCGCTGATCCTCGTCCTGGCTGGCATCAGCTACTGGGAGCGGCAGCAGCACATCAACGATATGGCGGATATCGACGCGGCGGTCATGAGCGACGAACTGCCGTTGTCCGCCTACCTGGACCACGGCTTCGACGTCTATCTCAAGCACGACGCCCGATAG
- a CDS encoding DUF924 family protein, protein MSAPIDAWQEVLDFWFGAPGSPEFNAERSLWFTKSPATDQAIGRTFGALHARALDGQLNAWAEAPASACALIVLLDQFSRNLYRDDARAFAGDAQALALARRMVDTGADSQLPTPYHRWFVYLPFEHDESLQSQRESLRLFGLLAQREQVASPLEWARKHAEVIERFGRYPHRNRALGRVSTPEEEAFLRLPGSSF, encoded by the coding sequence ATGAGCGCACCCATCGATGCCTGGCAGGAAGTGCTCGATTTCTGGTTCGGCGCGCCTGGCTCGCCAGAATTCAATGCCGAGCGGAGTTTGTGGTTCACCAAGTCGCCGGCTACCGATCAGGCGATCGGGCGCACGTTCGGCGCGCTTCATGCACGCGCGCTCGACGGGCAACTCAACGCGTGGGCCGAGGCGCCGGCCAGCGCCTGTGCGTTGATCGTGTTGCTCGATCAGTTCTCGCGCAATCTTTATCGGGACGACGCGCGTGCCTTTGCCGGCGATGCGCAGGCCCTCGCGCTGGCGCGGCGCATGGTGGATACCGGAGCCGACAGCCAGTTGCCGACGCCGTATCACCGCTGGTTCGTGTATCTGCCGTTCGAGCATGACGAAAGCCTGCAGAGCCAGCGCGAGTCGCTGCGCCTGTTTGGCTTGCTGGCGCAACGCGAGCAGGTCGCTAGCCCCCTCGAGTGGGCGCGCAAGCACGCCGAAGTGATCGAGCGATTCGGCCGATACCCGCACCGCAATCGCGCGCTGGGCCGGGTATCGACGCCCGAGGAGGAGGCTTTCCTGAGGTTGCCGGGATCGTCGTTTTGA
- a CDS encoding glycosyltransferase family 4 protein — protein sequence MRIMIVTDAWEPQINGVVRTLKNTTAQLQLLGHTVEMLTPLEFRTVPCPTYPEIRLSILPAQRFTQRVETFRPDALHIATEGPLGLAARRWAVRNGFPFTTAYHTRFPEYVQARFGIPLSATYRFLRWFHSRSQAVMAPTPVVKRDLEANGFKNVTLWTRGVDLDIFHPQESHVLNTSHPIFLYVGRVAVEKNIEAFLALDLPGSKWVAGEGPQLAHLRSRYPDVNYLGMLSQPELAKVYASADVFVFPSKTDTFGLVLLEAMACGLPVAAYPVTGPIDVLAGSAPGSAGALHEDLREACLNALKVPRQGARAWAERFSWQAASMEFLAHLHPRSANAGPVAQTA from the coding sequence ATGAGAATCATGATCGTTACCGACGCCTGGGAGCCGCAAATCAATGGCGTGGTCCGCACGCTGAAAAACACCACCGCGCAGCTTCAACTGCTTGGCCACACCGTGGAAATGCTCACGCCGCTCGAGTTCCGTACCGTACCGTGCCCCACGTACCCCGAGATCCGCCTGTCGATCCTGCCGGCGCAGCGTTTTACGCAGCGGGTCGAGACCTTTCGTCCGGACGCCCTGCACATCGCCACCGAGGGCCCGCTCGGTCTGGCCGCCCGCCGCTGGGCAGTGCGCAACGGCTTTCCGTTCACTACCGCCTATCACACGCGCTTTCCGGAATACGTTCAGGCGCGCTTCGGCATCCCGCTGTCGGCGACCTACCGCTTTCTGCGCTGGTTTCATAGCCGCTCGCAAGCGGTGATGGCGCCCACACCGGTCGTCAAGCGCGACCTCGAAGCGAACGGCTTCAAGAATGTGACGCTTTGGACCCGTGGCGTGGACCTGGACATCTTCCACCCGCAGGAATCCCATGTCCTGAACACCTCCCATCCGATTTTTCTATACGTCGGGCGCGTCGCGGTCGAAAAAAACATCGAAGCATTTCTCGCGCTCGACCTGCCCGGCTCCAAGTGGGTGGCCGGCGAGGGCCCTCAACTGGCCCATCTGCGCTCGCGCTACCCCGACGTCAATTACCTCGGCATGCTCTCGCAGCCTGAATTGGCCAAGGTCTATGCCTCGGCCGACGTGTTCGTGTTTCCCAGCAAAACCGACACCTTCGGCCTGGTCCTGCTCGAAGCAATGGCCTGCGGCCTGCCGGTCGCCGCCTACCCGGTGACTGGCCCGATCGACGTGCTCGCCGGCAGCGCCCCGGGAAGCGCTGGCGCGCTACACGAAGATCTGCGCGAAGCTTGCCTGAACGCGCTGAAAGTGCCGCGCCAGGGCGCCCGCGCCTGGGCCGAGCGTTTCTCCTGGCAAGCTGCGTCGATGGAGTTTCTCGCCCACCTGCACCCACGCAGCGCCAACGCCGGGCCCGTCGCGCAAACCGCGTGA
- the ilvN gene encoding acetolactate synthase small subunit — translation MRHIISVLLENEAGALSRVVGLFSARGYNIETLTVAPTEDRSLSRMTVVTNGSDDVVEQITKHLNRLIEVVKVVDLTEGSHIERELMLIKVRSVGKEREEMKRMADIFRGRIIDVTEKTYTIELTGDASKLDAFLEAIDQTAILETVRTGGSGIGRGERILKV, via the coding sequence ATGAGGCACATAATTTCTGTTTTGCTGGAGAATGAGGCGGGCGCGCTCTCGCGCGTGGTGGGCCTGTTCTCCGCGCGGGGCTACAACATTGAAACGCTGACCGTGGCGCCCACGGAGGATCGCTCCTTGTCGCGCATGACGGTGGTCACGAACGGCTCGGACGACGTGGTCGAGCAGATCACCAAACACCTGAATCGTCTGATCGAAGTCGTCAAGGTGGTCGACCTGACCGAGGGGTCGCACATCGAACGCGAACTGATGCTGATCAAGGTGCGCTCGGTCGGCAAGGAACGCGAAGAAATGAAGCGCATGGCGGACATTTTCCGCGGGCGCATCATCGATGTGACGGAGAAGACGTATACGATCGAACTGACTGGCGATGCTTCCAAGCTGGATGCCTTCCTGGAAGCGATCGATCAGACGGCTATCCTGGAAACCGTACGCACCGGCGGCTCGGGGATCGGTAGGGGGGAGCGCATTCTAAAGGTGTAA
- a CDS encoding TIGR00730 family Rossman fold protein has product MRSVCVYCGASTGVRPAYAQAAALLGRRLAERGIRLIYGGGKVGLMGVVADAVLEHGGQAIGVIPEALLKKEVGHHGLTELHVVANMHQRKQMMADQADAFIAMPGGIGTCEELFEVFTWLQIGYHAKPIGLLNVEHYYDPLLGFLQHMVTENFLQRAQLDQLQIADEPATLLDRLASFKPAQVDRWSQQRDQV; this is encoded by the coding sequence ATGCGGTCGGTCTGCGTCTACTGCGGCGCCAGCACCGGCGTGCGCCCGGCCTATGCGCAGGCCGCGGCCTTGCTCGGCCGTCGGCTGGCCGAGCGTGGGATCCGCCTGATCTATGGCGGCGGCAAGGTCGGCCTGATGGGTGTCGTGGCAGACGCCGTCCTCGAGCACGGCGGCCAGGCCATCGGCGTCATTCCCGAAGCCTTGCTGAAAAAGGAAGTGGGGCACCACGGCCTGACCGAGTTGCACGTGGTTGCGAACATGCACCAGCGCAAGCAGATGATGGCCGACCAGGCCGATGCATTCATTGCCATGCCCGGCGGAATCGGCACCTGCGAGGAACTGTTCGAAGTCTTCACCTGGCTGCAGATCGGCTACCATGCCAAGCCGATCGGCCTGCTCAACGTCGAGCACTACTACGACCCGCTGCTTGGCTTCCTGCAGCACATGGTCACCGAGAATTTCCTGCAGCGCGCCCAGCTCGATCAATTGCAGATCGCCGACGAACCGGCCACGCTGCTCGATCGTCTCGCGAGTTTCAAGCCGGCCCAGGTCGATCGCTGGTCACAGCAGCGCGATCAAGTCTGA
- a CDS encoding alanyl-tRNA editing protein, translated as MATEALFRSDAYLQECMSIVTRVDETGIALDRTVFYPHGGGQAGDAGWLVLPDGARLAIADTRKSKHPEATPDDAVHLPAPGQEALLQTLVAGMPVAAQIDWTRRYRHMRFHTASHLMCAVLPYPVDGCSITTEYARLDFVTNEPIARETVEAGLAALVAGAHPVTIDSISDEELEARPELVRTMSVKPPSGLGRVRLVHVEDVDLQPCGGTHVANTREVGEMRVAKIEKKTARTRRIVLELA; from the coding sequence ATGGCTACCGAGGCCTTGTTTCGCAGTGACGCCTATTTGCAGGAATGCATGTCGATCGTGACCCGGGTCGATGAAACCGGCATTGCATTGGATCGCACCGTGTTTTATCCGCATGGCGGCGGCCAGGCCGGCGACGCCGGATGGCTGGTGCTGCCCGACGGCGCGCGCCTGGCGATTGCCGATACGCGCAAATCGAAGCATCCCGAGGCTACCCCCGACGACGCGGTGCACCTGCCCGCGCCAGGCCAGGAGGCGCTGCTGCAGACGCTGGTGGCGGGCATGCCGGTTGCCGCGCAGATCGACTGGACTCGCCGCTATCGGCACATGCGTTTTCACACAGCGTCGCATCTGATGTGCGCGGTTTTGCCGTATCCGGTCGATGGCTGCAGCATTACGACCGAGTATGCGCGGCTGGATTTCGTCACTAACGAGCCGATTGCGCGCGAGACCGTCGAGGCGGGACTGGCGGCGCTGGTGGCGGGGGCGCACCCGGTGACGATCGACTCGATCAGCGACGAGGAGCTCGAGGCGCGGCCGGAGCTGGTGCGGACCATGAGCGTCAAGCCGCCGAGCGGACTGGGGCGGGTGCGGCTGGTGCATGTCGAGGACGTCGATCTGCAGCCTTGCGGCGGAACGCATGTGGCCAACACACGGGAGGTGGGCGAGATGCGGGTCGCCAAGATCGAAAAGAAAACCGCGCGCACGCGCCGTATCGTATTGGAGCTGGCATGA
- a CDS encoding DUF3106 domain-containing protein: MTIRTRPLLLTLLVIAAIVGAVVWWRPARLPAGPSPVMPSTQVGAAVGASAGGASQAAAPVKLSAAWLALTPAQKSALAPLADSWGHMSQFQRDKWLAIARRYHKLSPAGRDRLHERMRAWLRLTPQQKRIARENYLNAKSLPPDAKAEAWKKYQQLSEAQKKRLAAEYRDRKRPSVVTAPPSGKPGVQNPYDAVHRRAAQAASAPAAASALPASAPAALPSSPPSPVNSDLYQH; encoded by the coding sequence GTGACGATCCGCACCCGCCCTCTCCTGCTGACATTGCTGGTCATCGCCGCCATCGTCGGCGCGGTGGTATGGTGGCGTCCCGCCCGGCTCCCGGCCGGTCCCTCCCCGGTCATGCCATCCACACAGGTCGGAGCAGCCGTCGGCGCGTCGGCAGGCGGTGCGTCGCAGGCCGCCGCCCCGGTGAAGCTCTCGGCGGCCTGGCTGGCCCTGACGCCGGCCCAAAAGAGCGCGCTCGCCCCATTGGCAGACAGTTGGGGGCATATGAGCCAGTTCCAGCGCGACAAGTGGCTCGCCATTGCCCGGCGGTATCACAAACTGTCGCCGGCCGGCCGTGACCGGCTGCACGAACGCATGCGCGCCTGGCTCAGGCTGACACCGCAGCAAAAGCGTATCGCCCGCGAAAACTATCTCAATGCAAAGTCGCTGCCGCCCGACGCCAAGGCCGAGGCTTGGAAAAAATACCAGCAATTGTCAGAGGCTCAGAAGAAGCGGCTAGCGGCGGAATATCGTGATCGCAAGCGACCCAGCGTCGTCACGGCGCCGCCCAGCGGCAAGCCCGGCGTTCAGAATCCCTACGACGCGGTCCACCGCCGCGCAGCCCAGGCCGCCAGCGCCCCGGCAGCCGCCTCGGCACTGCCTGCCTCGGCCCCTGCGGCGCTGCCGTCCTCGCCGCCATCGCCGGTCAACTCCGATCTCTATCAGCATTGA
- a CDS encoding UDP-2,3-diacylglucosamine diphosphatase: protein MFSRTLARQSDNFPVERPFVSPSGLRHDDPDTDRHSPPPENARRYRAIWLSDIHLGTNGCQADYLLDFLRHHESDYLYLVGDIIDGWHLRKGWHWPQAHNDVVQKLLRKARKGTQVTYVPGNHDEVARQFCGLAFGDIAVRDEAFHTTLAGQRLWITHGDLFDGVVQHAKWLAYLGDSLYTMVLVLNRWFNRVRHRLGFPYWSLSQYLKHQVKNAVNFISAFEHVMADEARRRGCDGVVCGHIHKAEIRDIDGVLYCNDGDWVESLSALVETDEGELRIVYWTQRQGAAAQTLKSRTTV from the coding sequence ATGTTTTCGCGCACCCTGGCTCGCCAGAGTGACAACTTTCCGGTCGAGCGTCCCTTCGTGAGCCCGAGCGGGTTGCGTCACGACGACCCCGATACGGACCGGCACAGCCCGCCGCCCGAGAACGCTCGACGTTATCGGGCGATCTGGCTGTCCGACATCCACCTCGGCACCAACGGATGCCAGGCTGATTACCTGCTCGATTTCCTGCGCCACCACGAATCCGACTACCTCTACCTCGTGGGCGACATCATCGACGGCTGGCATCTTCGCAAGGGTTGGCACTGGCCGCAGGCGCACAACGACGTCGTACAGAAGTTGCTGCGCAAAGCCCGCAAAGGCACGCAGGTCACCTATGTGCCGGGCAATCACGACGAAGTCGCGCGGCAATTTTGCGGGCTGGCGTTTGGCGACATCGCAGTACGCGATGAAGCGTTTCACACCACGCTGGCCGGCCAGCGCCTGTGGATCACTCATGGCGACCTGTTCGACGGCGTGGTCCAGCACGCCAAATGGCTCGCTTACCTGGGCGACTCGCTCTACACAATGGTGCTGGTGCTCAACCGCTGGTTCAATCGCGTGCGTCACCGGCTCGGCTTTCCGTACTGGTCGCTGTCGCAATATCTCAAGCATCAGGTGAAAAACGCGGTCAATTTCATCTCCGCGTTCGAACACGTAATGGCCGACGAGGCGCGCCGGCGCGGCTGCGACGGCGTCGTATGCGGGCACATCCATAAAGCTGAAATACGCGATATCGACGGCGTCCTTTACTGCAACGACGGCGATTGGGTCGAGAGTCTGTCCGCGCTCGTGGAGACCGACGAGGGCGAACTGCGCATCGTCTACTGGACGCAGCGGCAAGGCGCCGCCGCGCAGACACTCAAAAGCCGTACCACCGTTTAA
- a CDS encoding acetolactate synthase 3 catalytic subunit, whose translation MNMPSAEFSEADASRHQAPELIGAEILVRALQEEGVEYIWGYPGGSVLYIYDELYKQDRIQHILVRHEQAAVHAADAYSRSTDKVGVCLVTSGPGVTNAVTGIATAYMDSVPMVVITGQVPTAAIGQDAFQECDTVGITRPCVKHNFLVKDPRDLAATIKKAFYIARTGRPGPVLVDIPKDVSKAKAPFEYPKTISLRSYNPVTKGHSGQIRKAVNLLLQAKRPYIYTGGGVILANASKELNQFADLLGYPVTNTLMGLGGYRASDPKFLGMLGMHGTYEANMAMQNCDVLIAVGARFDDRVIGNPAHFAESPRKIIHVDIDPSSISKRVKVDIPIVGDVKEVLREMIDHLQTAEHGPDGAALDAWWKQIETWRARDCLKYDRDSEIIKPQYVVEKLHELTHGEAYVCSDVGQHQMWAAQYYKFDKPRRWINSGGLGTMGFGLPAAMGVKMAHPDAEVACITGEGSIQMCIQELSTCLQYSTPIKIIALNNRYLGMVRQWQQIEYSKRYSHSYMDALPDFVKLAEAYGHVGIRVDKTSDVEGALKEALRLKDRTVFLDFQTDPTENVWPMVQSGKGITEMLLGSEDL comes from the coding sequence ATGAACATGCCAAGCGCGGAATTTTCCGAAGCGGACGCTTCTCGACATCAAGCCCCCGAACTCATTGGCGCCGAAATTCTCGTGCGCGCCTTGCAGGAAGAAGGGGTGGAGTACATCTGGGGTTACCCGGGCGGCTCCGTGCTCTACATCTACGACGAACTCTACAAGCAGGACAGGATCCAGCATATCCTGGTGCGCCACGAGCAGGCAGCAGTGCATGCCGCGGACGCCTATTCCCGCTCCACCGACAAGGTCGGCGTGTGTCTGGTCACCTCGGGTCCTGGCGTGACCAACGCGGTCACCGGGATCGCCACCGCGTATATGGATTCCGTCCCGATGGTGGTCATCACCGGGCAGGTGCCGACCGCGGCGATCGGCCAGGATGCGTTCCAGGAGTGCGATACGGTCGGGATCACCCGGCCGTGCGTGAAGCATAACTTCCTGGTCAAGGATCCGCGCGACCTTGCCGCCACCATCAAAAAGGCGTTCTATATCGCCCGTACCGGCCGGCCCGGCCCGGTGCTGGTCGATATTCCGAAGGACGTCTCCAAGGCCAAGGCGCCTTTCGAGTATCCCAAGACGATCTCGCTGCGTTCGTACAATCCGGTCACCAAGGGCCATTCCGGTCAGATTCGCAAGGCCGTCAACCTGTTGCTGCAGGCCAAGCGCCCCTATATCTACACCGGCGGCGGCGTGATTCTTGCCAACGCGTCGAAGGAGCTGAACCAGTTTGCCGACCTGCTGGGATACCCGGTCACCAATACCCTGATGGGGCTGGGCGGCTATCGCGCGAGCGACCCCAAGTTTCTCGGCATGCTGGGCATGCATGGCACCTACGAAGCCAATATGGCGATGCAGAATTGCGATGTGCTGATCGCCGTGGGCGCACGTTTCGATGACCGGGTGATTGGCAATCCGGCGCACTTCGCCGAGTCGCCGCGCAAGATCATCCACGTCGACATCGACCCGTCGTCGATTTCCAAGCGCGTCAAGGTCGACATTCCGATCGTCGGTGACGTCAAGGAAGTGTTGCGCGAGATGATCGATCACCTGCAAACGGCCGAGCATGGTCCGGACGGTGCGGCGCTCGATGCCTGGTGGAAGCAGATCGAAACGTGGCGCGCGCGTGATTGCCTCAAATACGATCGCGACAGCGAGATCATCAAGCCGCAATATGTCGTCGAAAAACTGCACGAGCTGACCCACGGCGAGGCGTACGTCTGTTCCGACGTCGGCCAGCATCAGATGTGGGCGGCGCAGTACTACAAATTCGACAAGCCGCGCCGCTGGATCAACTCCGGCGGGCTGGGCACGATGGGTTTCGGCCTGCCCGCGGCGATGGGCGTGAAGATGGCGCATCCGGATGCCGAGGTTGCTTGCATCACCGGCGAAGGCTCGATCCAGATGTGCATCCAGGAGCTCTCGACCTGCCTGCAGTACAGCACGCCGATCAAGATCATCGCCCTGAACAACCGATACCTCGGCATGGTTCGTCAGTGGCAGCAAATCGAATACAGCAAGCGCTATTCGCATTCGTACATGGATGCGCTGCCCGATTTCGTCAAGCTCGCCGAGGCGTATGGTCACGTCGGCATACGCGTCGACAAGACCTCGGACGTGGAGGGCGCTCTGAAAGAGGCGTTGCGTCTCAAGGATCGTACGGTATTTCTGGACTTTCAAACGGACCCGACGGAAAACGTCTGGCCCATGGTGCAGTCGGGCAAGGGCATCACCGAGATGCTGCTTGGCTCGGAGGACCTATAG
- a CDS encoding RDD family protein: MSDSTHATAPCPAAPALLAVPTLRRRVLCVIYEALILFGVLFITGYLFSTLTQQRSALMYRHALQLWLFLVLGAYFTWFWRHGGQTLPMKTWKIRVVGADLRAVSLPRAVLRYCLCWLWFVPGMALDWLFGIKDWSSVGVASAWVALWACTMFIDRDRQFLHDRLAGTRLVSVIETPSVPRPA; the protein is encoded by the coding sequence ATGTCCGATTCCACCCACGCCACTGCGCCCTGTCCCGCCGCCCCGGCCCTGCTCGCCGTGCCGACATTGCGTCGGCGCGTGCTCTGCGTGATTTATGAAGCGTTGATCCTGTTCGGCGTGCTGTTCATCACCGGCTACCTGTTCAGCACCCTGACACAGCAACGCAGCGCACTGATGTACCGTCATGCGCTGCAACTCTGGCTGTTCCTGGTCCTCGGCGCGTACTTCACGTGGTTCTGGCGCCACGGCGGCCAGACCCTGCCGATGAAAACCTGGAAAATCCGCGTCGTCGGCGCCGACCTGCGTGCGGTTTCGCTGCCTCGCGCCGTGCTGCGCTATTGTCTTTGCTGGCTGTGGTTTGTGCCCGGCATGGCGCTGGATTGGCTGTTCGGCATCAAGGACTGGAGCAGCGTTGGCGTGGCGAGCGCCTGGGTGGCGCTATGGGCCTGCACCATGTTCATCGACCGCGACCGTCAGTTCCTGCACGACCGTCTGGCCGGCACACGGCTCGTCAGCGTCATCGAAACGCCGAGCGTCCCCAGGCCCGCCTGA
- a CDS encoding group II truncated hemoglobin codes for MATNSETTDAPAAEQAPSAFSLLGGEQAVRTLVDRFYDLMDLEPEFAGIRQLHPESLDGSRDKLFWFLCGWLGGPDHYIERFGHPRLRARHLPFAIASDERDQWLRCMAWAMQDTGVPQALQERLMQAFFQTADWMRNRAG; via the coding sequence ATGGCAACGAATTCCGAAACAACCGACGCGCCAGCCGCCGAGCAGGCGCCGAGCGCCTTCTCATTGCTGGGCGGAGAGCAGGCGGTGCGAACTCTGGTCGACCGCTTTTATGATTTGATGGATCTCGAGCCGGAATTTGCTGGCATACGCCAGTTGCACCCTGAGTCGCTCGACGGCTCGCGCGATAAGCTTTTCTGGTTTCTGTGCGGCTGGCTGGGCGGGCCGGATCACTATATCGAGCGTTTCGGCCATCCGCGCTTGCGGGCGCGCCATCTGCCGTTCGCCATCGCCAGCGACGAGCGCGACCAGTGGCTGCGGTGCATGGCATGGGCGATGCAGGATACGGGCGTGCCGCAGGCACTGCAGGAGCGGCTGATGCAGGCGTTTTTCCAGACGGCCGACTGGATGCGTAACCGCGCGGGGTGA
- a CDS encoding DUF4282 domain-containing protein — MKDWLSFDKMITPVILKIVYILAMIAVVVSGVITLLRGEFWHAIGIIVFGLLGVRVYCELLILLFRIHENLVEINHSLKNK; from the coding sequence ATGAAAGACTGGCTGTCGTTTGACAAGATGATCACACCGGTCATCCTCAAGATCGTCTACATCCTGGCCATGATCGCAGTGGTAGTCTCCGGGGTCATCACCCTGTTGCGCGGCGAGTTCTGGCATGCCATCGGCATCATCGTATTTGGTTTGCTCGGCGTGCGGGTGTACTGCGAGTTGTTGATACTTCTGTTCAGAATCCACGAGAATCTGGTTGAGATCAATCACAGCTTGAAAAACAAGTGA